Proteins found in one Magnolia sinica isolate HGM2019 chromosome 5, MsV1, whole genome shotgun sequence genomic segment:
- the LOC131245143 gene encoding uncharacterized protein LOC131245143 isoform X1 produces the protein MEVEVGLVGLCIDAASESRESVEKWRRQRRTLERMPTQLAQSLLRRLLRRRLVTPSLLEVFQHCIEEIDLKGESFVDAEWMAYLGAFRYLRTLNIAGCKSINNSVLWSITGMTSLQELDLSRCSKITDAATEHLLSIPDLKKLWISETGLTTDAVTRLSSLRKLCLLDLGGLPVTDMAICSLQVLTQLEYLDLWGSKISNKGAAVLASFPNLSFLNLAWTDVTKLPNLPSLNCLNMSRCTIQSIFEGDDEVRAPLTKLLVTGAMFVDVREAFFYLDASQLSFLDISGSPIQDFCFLPNMDQLEHLDLSFSRMVDNLMELVANIGASLRDLNLSNTRVSSGGIAILARNVPNLEILSLSHTAVDDTALSYISIMPSLRTINLSNTSIKGYIYQAGHSPDRFLSLTALHNLDHLESLDLEDTQVRDEELHPLSVLRELSHLSLKSDFLSDVTLHTLSSLPKLKSLGFRGAVLTNAGLHSFQPPGMLQKLDLSECWLLSADAISAFCKNHPQLDVRHEHFQMSLVSQNMGDSPSPSRGQPLQSTLKGVKSLWTPNRLFHKVKFMDERIKYSRDELLELQFTPSRDPSPLGTGIVLPTMLLNE, from the exons ATGGAGGTGGAAGTGGGGTTGGTGGGCCTCTGCATCGATGCCGCGAGCGAGAGCAGAGAAAGCGTTGAGAAATGGCGGAGGCAGCGCCGGACGCTTGAGCGAATGCCCACTCAACTCGCACAATCGCTTCTCCGACGTCTCCTCCGGCGCCGCCTCGTTACTCCTTCCTTGCTcga AGTGTTCCAGCACTGTATAGAGGAGATTGATTTGAAGGGTGAAAGCTTTGTGGATGCGGAATGGATGGCATATTTGGGCGCGTTTCGCTACCTCCGTACTCTCAATATTGCGGGTTGCAAATCTATCAATAATTCTGTGCTTTGGTCCATTACAG GAATGACTAGTTTACAAGAGCTGGATCTGTCGAGGTGCTCGAAGATCACTGATGCTGCCACTGAGCATCTCTTATCCATTCCAGATTTGAAGAAACTGTGGATTTCAGAGACTGGCCTGACCACGGATGCAGTCACGCGCCTCTCCTCTCTTAGAAAACTCTGTTTATTGGATTTAGGGGGATTACCTGTCACAGATATGGCAATCTGTTCATTGCAG GTACTGACACAACTGGAGTACTTGGATTTGTGGGGAAGTAAAATTTCCAACAAGGGAGCTGCTGTTCTTGCATCATTCCCCAACCTGAGTTTTCTGAATCTTGCTTGGACTGATGTCACTAAGTTACCGAATCTGCCCTCTCTTAACTGCTTAAACATGAGTAGGTGCACCATACAATCAATATTTGAGGGAGATGATGAAGTTAGAGCTCCTCTAACAAAGCTGCTTGTCACTGGAGCTATGTTTGTAGACGTGCGTGAAGCCTTCTTTTATCTGGATGCAAGCCAGCTGTCTTTTCTCGATATATCTGGCTCCCCTATTCAAGATTTCTGTTTTTTACCAAACATGGACCAACTTGAACATTTGGATCTCAGTTTTAGCAGAATGGTAGACAATCTTATGGAATTGGTCGCAAACATTGGAGCGAGTTTGAGAGATTTAAATCTCAGTAATACAAGAGTCAGTTCTGGAGGGATAGCTATTTTAGCAAGAAATGTTCCGAATCTTGAGATTCTATCCTTATCCCATACAGCTGTTGACGACACTGCTCTCTCATATATCAGCATAATGCCTTCTTTAAGGACAATCAATTTGAGCAACACAAGTATTAAAG GTTATATCTATCAGGCAGGGCACAGTCCGGATAGGTTTCTCTCGCTTACTGCACTCCACAATCTCGATCATTTGGAGAGCTTGGATTTGGAAGACACCCAAGTTAGAGATGAGGAGTTGCATCCTCTATCTGTTCTCAGAGAGTTGAGCCATTTATCTCTCAAAAGCGATTTTCTGTCAGACGTCACCTTGCATACTTTGTCGTCTCTCCCAAAGTTAAAGTCTCTGGGATTTCGAGGTGCTGTTTTGACCAATGCCGGACTCCATTCGTTTCAGCCACCGGGTATGCTGCAGAAGCTAGACCTGAGTGAATGTTGGCTTTTATCTGCCGATGCGATTTCAGCGTTTTGTAAGAACCATCCTCAACTTGACGTGAGGCACGAACATTTTCAGATGTCCTTAGTGTCCCAAAACATGGGTGATAGTCCATCCCCATCCCGTGGACAGCCACTGCAATCCACCCTGAAAGGGGTcaaatcattgtggaccccaaatAGGTTATTCCATAAAGTGAAATTCATGG ATGAAAGGATAAAGTACAGCAGGGATGAATTACTTGAGTTGCAGTTTACACCTTCGCGAGATCCATCTCCTCTGGGCACGGGTATTGTGCTGCCGACAATgctgttaaatgaataa
- the LOC131245143 gene encoding uncharacterized protein LOC131245143 isoform X2 encodes MPRARAEKALRNGGGSAGRLSECPLNSHNRFSDVSSGAASLLLPCSRMTSLQELDLSRCSKITDAATEHLLSIPDLKKLWISETGLTTDAVTRLSSLRKLCLLDLGGLPVTDMAICSLQVLTQLEYLDLWGSKISNKGAAVLASFPNLSFLNLAWTDVTKLPNLPSLNCLNMSRCTIQSIFEGDDEVRAPLTKLLVTGAMFVDVREAFFYLDASQLSFLDISGSPIQDFCFLPNMDQLEHLDLSFSRMVDNLMELVANIGASLRDLNLSNTRVSSGGIAILARNVPNLEILSLSHTAVDDTALSYISIMPSLRTINLSNTSIKGYIYQAGHSPDRFLSLTALHNLDHLESLDLEDTQVRDEELHPLSVLRELSHLSLKSDFLSDVTLHTLSSLPKLKSLGFRGAVLTNAGLHSFQPPGMLQKLDLSECWLLSADAISAFCKNHPQLDVRHEHFQMSLVSQNMGDSPSPSRGQPLQSTLKGVKSLWTPNRLFHKVKFMDERIKYSRDELLELQFTPSRDPSPLGTGIVLPTMLLNE; translated from the exons ATGCCGCGAGCGAGAGCAGAGAAAGCGTTGAGAAATGGCGGAGGCAGCGCCGGACGCTTGAGCGAATGCCCACTCAACTCGCACAATCGCTTCTCCGACGTCTCCTCCGGCGCCGCCTCGTTACTCCTTCCTTGCTcga GAATGACTAGTTTACAAGAGCTGGATCTGTCGAGGTGCTCGAAGATCACTGATGCTGCCACTGAGCATCTCTTATCCATTCCAGATTTGAAGAAACTGTGGATTTCAGAGACTGGCCTGACCACGGATGCAGTCACGCGCCTCTCCTCTCTTAGAAAACTCTGTTTATTGGATTTAGGGGGATTACCTGTCACAGATATGGCAATCTGTTCATTGCAG GTACTGACACAACTGGAGTACTTGGATTTGTGGGGAAGTAAAATTTCCAACAAGGGAGCTGCTGTTCTTGCATCATTCCCCAACCTGAGTTTTCTGAATCTTGCTTGGACTGATGTCACTAAGTTACCGAATCTGCCCTCTCTTAACTGCTTAAACATGAGTAGGTGCACCATACAATCAATATTTGAGGGAGATGATGAAGTTAGAGCTCCTCTAACAAAGCTGCTTGTCACTGGAGCTATGTTTGTAGACGTGCGTGAAGCCTTCTTTTATCTGGATGCAAGCCAGCTGTCTTTTCTCGATATATCTGGCTCCCCTATTCAAGATTTCTGTTTTTTACCAAACATGGACCAACTTGAACATTTGGATCTCAGTTTTAGCAGAATGGTAGACAATCTTATGGAATTGGTCGCAAACATTGGAGCGAGTTTGAGAGATTTAAATCTCAGTAATACAAGAGTCAGTTCTGGAGGGATAGCTATTTTAGCAAGAAATGTTCCGAATCTTGAGATTCTATCCTTATCCCATACAGCTGTTGACGACACTGCTCTCTCATATATCAGCATAATGCCTTCTTTAAGGACAATCAATTTGAGCAACACAAGTATTAAAG GTTATATCTATCAGGCAGGGCACAGTCCGGATAGGTTTCTCTCGCTTACTGCACTCCACAATCTCGATCATTTGGAGAGCTTGGATTTGGAAGACACCCAAGTTAGAGATGAGGAGTTGCATCCTCTATCTGTTCTCAGAGAGTTGAGCCATTTATCTCTCAAAAGCGATTTTCTGTCAGACGTCACCTTGCATACTTTGTCGTCTCTCCCAAAGTTAAAGTCTCTGGGATTTCGAGGTGCTGTTTTGACCAATGCCGGACTCCATTCGTTTCAGCCACCGGGTATGCTGCAGAAGCTAGACCTGAGTGAATGTTGGCTTTTATCTGCCGATGCGATTTCAGCGTTTTGTAAGAACCATCCTCAACTTGACGTGAGGCACGAACATTTTCAGATGTCCTTAGTGTCCCAAAACATGGGTGATAGTCCATCCCCATCCCGTGGACAGCCACTGCAATCCACCCTGAAAGGGGTcaaatcattgtggaccccaaatAGGTTATTCCATAAAGTGAAATTCATGG ATGAAAGGATAAAGTACAGCAGGGATGAATTACTTGAGTTGCAGTTTACACCTTCGCGAGATCCATCTCCTCTGGGCACGGGTATTGTGCTGCCGACAATgctgttaaatgaataa
- the LOC131245143 gene encoding uncharacterized protein LOC131245143 isoform X3: MTSLQELDLSRCSKITDAATEHLLSIPDLKKLWISETGLTTDAVTRLSSLRKLCLLDLGGLPVTDMAICSLQVLTQLEYLDLWGSKISNKGAAVLASFPNLSFLNLAWTDVTKLPNLPSLNCLNMSRCTIQSIFEGDDEVRAPLTKLLVTGAMFVDVREAFFYLDASQLSFLDISGSPIQDFCFLPNMDQLEHLDLSFSRMVDNLMELVANIGASLRDLNLSNTRVSSGGIAILARNVPNLEILSLSHTAVDDTALSYISIMPSLRTINLSNTSIKGYIYQAGHSPDRFLSLTALHNLDHLESLDLEDTQVRDEELHPLSVLRELSHLSLKSDFLSDVTLHTLSSLPKLKSLGFRGAVLTNAGLHSFQPPGMLQKLDLSECWLLSADAISAFCKNHPQLDVRHEHFQMSLVSQNMGDSPSPSRGQPLQSTLKGVKSLWTPNRLFHKVKFMDERIKYSRDELLELQFTPSRDPSPLGTGIVLPTMLLNE; the protein is encoded by the exons ATGACTAGTTTACAAGAGCTGGATCTGTCGAGGTGCTCGAAGATCACTGATGCTGCCACTGAGCATCTCTTATCCATTCCAGATTTGAAGAAACTGTGGATTTCAGAGACTGGCCTGACCACGGATGCAGTCACGCGCCTCTCCTCTCTTAGAAAACTCTGTTTATTGGATTTAGGGGGATTACCTGTCACAGATATGGCAATCTGTTCATTGCAG GTACTGACACAACTGGAGTACTTGGATTTGTGGGGAAGTAAAATTTCCAACAAGGGAGCTGCTGTTCTTGCATCATTCCCCAACCTGAGTTTTCTGAATCTTGCTTGGACTGATGTCACTAAGTTACCGAATCTGCCCTCTCTTAACTGCTTAAACATGAGTAGGTGCACCATACAATCAATATTTGAGGGAGATGATGAAGTTAGAGCTCCTCTAACAAAGCTGCTTGTCACTGGAGCTATGTTTGTAGACGTGCGTGAAGCCTTCTTTTATCTGGATGCAAGCCAGCTGTCTTTTCTCGATATATCTGGCTCCCCTATTCAAGATTTCTGTTTTTTACCAAACATGGACCAACTTGAACATTTGGATCTCAGTTTTAGCAGAATGGTAGACAATCTTATGGAATTGGTCGCAAACATTGGAGCGAGTTTGAGAGATTTAAATCTCAGTAATACAAGAGTCAGTTCTGGAGGGATAGCTATTTTAGCAAGAAATGTTCCGAATCTTGAGATTCTATCCTTATCCCATACAGCTGTTGACGACACTGCTCTCTCATATATCAGCATAATGCCTTCTTTAAGGACAATCAATTTGAGCAACACAAGTATTAAAG GTTATATCTATCAGGCAGGGCACAGTCCGGATAGGTTTCTCTCGCTTACTGCACTCCACAATCTCGATCATTTGGAGAGCTTGGATTTGGAAGACACCCAAGTTAGAGATGAGGAGTTGCATCCTCTATCTGTTCTCAGAGAGTTGAGCCATTTATCTCTCAAAAGCGATTTTCTGTCAGACGTCACCTTGCATACTTTGTCGTCTCTCCCAAAGTTAAAGTCTCTGGGATTTCGAGGTGCTGTTTTGACCAATGCCGGACTCCATTCGTTTCAGCCACCGGGTATGCTGCAGAAGCTAGACCTGAGTGAATGTTGGCTTTTATCTGCCGATGCGATTTCAGCGTTTTGTAAGAACCATCCTCAACTTGACGTGAGGCACGAACATTTTCAGATGTCCTTAGTGTCCCAAAACATGGGTGATAGTCCATCCCCATCCCGTGGACAGCCACTGCAATCCACCCTGAAAGGGGTcaaatcattgtggaccccaaatAGGTTATTCCATAAAGTGAAATTCATGG ATGAAAGGATAAAGTACAGCAGGGATGAATTACTTGAGTTGCAGTTTACACCTTCGCGAGATCCATCTCCTCTGGGCACGGGTATTGTGCTGCCGACAATgctgttaaatgaataa